One window from the genome of Salvia splendens isolate huo1 chromosome 9, SspV2, whole genome shotgun sequence encodes:
- the LOC121748425 gene encoding alpha/beta hydrolase domain-containing protein 17B-like, with translation MGGVTSSIAAKFAFFPPTPPSYTVVADDSRGGALCIPEVPQREDVDVLKLRTRRGNDVVAVYITHPKATATMLYSHGNAADLGQMYELFVEITLRLRINLMGYDYSGYGQSSGKPSECNTYTDIDAVYKCLKEKYGVKDEQLILYGQSVGSGPTIDLASRSPNLRGVVLHSPILSGLRVLYPVKRTYWFDIYKNIDKIGAIECPVLVIHGTADEVVDCSHGKQLWELCKVKYEPLWINGGGHCNLELYPEFIKHLKRFVLALGRAKPAVNGVVTPSLSSDIKLTTSVSSDSKLTAGESSGTESFDLQPDVPDISRNSLDSRLDKSKKTSKPEKSRMSTDRVDRFRRRKGLMW, from the exons ATGGGCGGGGTGACGTCATCGATCGCGGCTAAGTTCGCCTTCTTCCCGCCGACTCCGCCTTCATACACGGTCGTGGCCGACGACTCTCGCGGCGGAGCACTTTGCATACCGGAGGTTCCGCAGAGGGAAGACGTCGACGTCTTGAAGCTGAGGACGCGCCGCGGTAACGATGTGGTCGCGGTGTACATCACTCACCCCAAGGCAACTGCTACGATGCTCTATTCACACGGAAACGCCGCCGATTTAGGTCAGATGTATGAGCTGTTCGTGGAGATTACCCTCCGCCTTCGCATCAATCTGATGGG GTACGACTACTCAGGTTATGGTCAGTCGTCTGGAAAG CCATCAGAGTGTAATACATACACAGACATTGATGCTGTATATAAATGCCTGAAGGAGAAATATGGAGTGAAAGACGAACAGTTAATACTTTATGGGCAGTCTGTTGGTAGTGGTCCCACTATTGATCTAGCATCACGGTCACCAAACTTGAGAGGTGTTGTTTTACATAGCCCGATATTATCTGGTTTAAGAGTATTGTACCCTGTAAAGAGGACATATTGGTTTGATATTTACAAG AATATTGACAAAATTGGTGCTATAGAATGTCCAGTTCTTGTTATCCAT GGTACTGCTGATGAAGTTGTCGATTGCTCCCATGGGAAGCAGCTTTGGGAGCTTTGCAAGGTAAAATATGAACCTTTATGGATAAATGGAGGTGGGCACTGCAATCTTGAACTATATCCAGAGTTCATCAAACATTTAAAAAGGTTTGTTCTGGCTCTTGGGAGAGCAAAGCCAGCTGTGAATGGTGTGGTAACACCATCACTTAGTTCAGACATTAAGCTTACAACATCAGTTAGTTCAGACAGTAAGCTTACAGCTGGTGAAAGCAGCGGCACAGAGTCATTTGATTTGCAACCTGATGTTCCAGACATTTCTAGAAATAGTTTGGATAGCCGGCTTGACAAGTCCAAGAAGACGAGCAAGCCTGAGAAGTCTAGAATGAGCACAGATCGTGTCGACAGATTCAGGAGAAGAAAAGGGTTGATGTGGTAG
- the LOC121747962 gene encoding cell cycle checkpoint protein RAD17-like isoform X3, with protein MGKGKRSSTIVISSSDDDEVKDKTSVRLSKSAPPRKNPKRAKKLTVSSSYSSPFQNSSAIDFDEVNQICEEFDQGFPQFKVTSDSSGNKDMWVEKYTPSCLGDVAVHKKKVEEVKSWFEEKLKSNADNSFSNVILISGQAGVGKSATIYAVACHLGMEVYEWRTPTPTIWQEHVHNSNSGIQYMSKLDEFESFVERIRKYGLVSASLTRVSPASVVLLIDDLPMVNGKVSYGRLQRCLYLLLQSVRLPTAILINDYGRSESAEQHSRYWEELQSSLQNAGAYKVTFNPITANSIKRALTRICRLERLKVNDEYIDFIAKSSEGDIRSAITSLQYFSLKPHPLDTLSVLNSVSTYPEEKQTETNRLDDRVLLPFGKDATLSLFHALGKFLHNKRETGSTVPSDTDVILLKEKFSRCPIKMDDPELVLCQAHGQARLVTDFLHENVLDFVNEEAIEDAWVVGAYLSDTDLLLTPSSKTWEAENVLQSAAASVAVRGVLFGNTSPLSSRWHAIRRPVLWQIDQSLKHNKNQILSRRVAADHQAPDEVSFDEDDCDGMSVDDEVDDDEIEEW; from the exons ATGGGGAAGGGGAAAAGGAGTTCGACCATtgtaatttcatcatccgaTGACGATGAAGTTAAAGATAAAACTAGTGTCAGATTATCGAAATCAGCTCCACCTCGGAAAAACCCTAAAAGAGCTAAGAAGCTTACAGTCTCCAGCTCTTACTCATCGCCATTTCAGAACTCCAGCGCCATTGATTTCGATGAG GTCAATCAGATTTGTGAGGAATTTGATCAAGGGTTCCCTCAGTTCAAGGTAACATCTG ATTCCAGTGGTAACAAGGACATGTGGGTGGAAAAGTATACGCCGAGTTGCTTAGGGGATGTAGCCGTTCATAAGAAGAAG GTTGAAGAAGTTAAATCATGGTTTGAGGAGAAACTCAAAAGTAATGCG GATAATTCATTCAGTAATGTGATCCTAATCTCTGGTCAAGCTGGAGTTGGAAAATCT GCAACCATCTATGCTGTTGCATGTCATCTTGGAATGGAAGTGTATGAATGGAGAACACCTACCCCCACGATTTGGCAGGAACATGTGCATAATTCCAATTCAG GGATCCAGTATATGTCAAAGTTGGATGAGTTTGAAAGTTTTGTTGAACGAATACGAAAATATGGATTAGTTTCTGCATCCTTAACCAGAGTATCTCCAGCATCTGTTGTACTGTTAATTGATGATCTCCCTATGGTGAATGGAAAGGTCTCTTATGGAAGACTTCAGAGGTGCTTGTATCTTCTTCTGCAATCTGTCCGCCTTCCAACAGCCATATTGATCAATGACTATGGCCGGTCTGAATCTGCAGAACAGCATAGCCGGTATTGGGAAGAGCTCCAGTCGTCTCTTCAAAATGCAGGGGCTTATAAG GTGACGTTTAACCCAATCACTGCCAATTCCATCAAAAGAGCACTTACAAGAATTTGCAGATTGGAAAGGCTCAAAGTGAATGAtgaatatattgattttatagcAAAATCCAGTGAAGGAGATATAAGAAGTGCTATTACATCTTTGCAGTACTTCTCGTTGAAACCACATCCCCTTGATACTTTATCTGTTCTGAATTCGGTCTCGACATATCCAGAAGAAAAACAGACTGAGACTAACAGGTTGGATGATAGAGTTCTTCTGCCATTTGGGAAAGATGCGACGCTGTCACTATTTCATGCGCTTGGAAAATTTTTGCACAACAAGAGAGAAACTGGAAGTACAGTTCCATCAG ATACAGATGTGATTCTTTTAAAGGAAAAATTTTCCAGGTGTCCGATCAAAATGGATGATCCAGAGCTGGTACTTTGTCAAGCACATGGGCAGGCACGGCTTGTTACTGATTTTCTCCATGAAAATG TTTTAGATTTTGTGAATGAGGAAGCAATCGAGGATGCATGGGTTGTAGGAGCATACTTAAGCGACACCGACTTGCTTCTCACCCCATCCAGTAAAACCTGGGAAGCTGAGAATGTCTTACAATCTGCTGCTGCTTCAGTTGCTGTTCGTGGAGTTTTATTTGGGAATACCAGTCCCCTATCTTCTCG GTGGCATGCAATTCGCCGTCCTGTGCTCTGGCAGATTGATCAATCTCTGAAGCACAATAAG AATCAAATACTGAGTCGAAG AGTTGCAGCAGACCATCAAGCCCCAGATGAAGTTAGCTTTGATGAAGATGATTGCGATGGTATGAGTGTAGACGACgaggttgatgatgatgaaataGAAGAGTGGTAG
- the LOC121747962 gene encoding cell cycle checkpoint protein RAD17-like isoform X4 produces MWVEKYTPSCLGDVAVHKKKVEEVKSWFEEKLKSNADNSFSNVILISGQAGVGKSATIYAVACHLGMEVYEWRTPTPTIWQEHVHNSNSGIQYMSKLDEFESFVERIRKYGLVSASLTRVSPASVVLLIDDLPMVNGKVSYGRLQRCLYLLLQSVRLPTAILINDYGRSESAEQHSRYWEELQSSLQNAGAYKVTFNPITANSIKRALTRICRLERLKVNDEYIDFIAKSSEGDIRSAITSLQYFSLKPHPLDTLSVLNSVSTYPEEKQTETNRLDDRVLLPFGKDATLSLFHALGKFLHNKRETGSTVPSDTDVILLKEKFSRCPIKMDDPELVLCQAHGQARLVTDFLHENVLDFVNEEAIEDAWVVGAYLSDTDLLLTPSSKTWEAENVLQSAAASVAVRGVLFGNTSPLSSRWHAIRRPVLWQIDQSLKHNKNQILSRRLDDTTSASLYSHSTLATEFNPALKWLGHRVAADHQAPDEVSFDEDDCDGMSVDDEVDDDEIEEW; encoded by the exons ATGTGGGTGGAAAAGTATACGCCGAGTTGCTTAGGGGATGTAGCCGTTCATAAGAAGAAG GTTGAAGAAGTTAAATCATGGTTTGAGGAGAAACTCAAAAGTAATGCG GATAATTCATTCAGTAATGTGATCCTAATCTCTGGTCAAGCTGGAGTTGGAAAATCT GCAACCATCTATGCTGTTGCATGTCATCTTGGAATGGAAGTGTATGAATGGAGAACACCTACCCCCACGATTTGGCAGGAACATGTGCATAATTCCAATTCAG GGATCCAGTATATGTCAAAGTTGGATGAGTTTGAAAGTTTTGTTGAACGAATACGAAAATATGGATTAGTTTCTGCATCCTTAACCAGAGTATCTCCAGCATCTGTTGTACTGTTAATTGATGATCTCCCTATGGTGAATGGAAAGGTCTCTTATGGAAGACTTCAGAGGTGCTTGTATCTTCTTCTGCAATCTGTCCGCCTTCCAACAGCCATATTGATCAATGACTATGGCCGGTCTGAATCTGCAGAACAGCATAGCCGGTATTGGGAAGAGCTCCAGTCGTCTCTTCAAAATGCAGGGGCTTATAAG GTGACGTTTAACCCAATCACTGCCAATTCCATCAAAAGAGCACTTACAAGAATTTGCAGATTGGAAAGGCTCAAAGTGAATGAtgaatatattgattttatagcAAAATCCAGTGAAGGAGATATAAGAAGTGCTATTACATCTTTGCAGTACTTCTCGTTGAAACCACATCCCCTTGATACTTTATCTGTTCTGAATTCGGTCTCGACATATCCAGAAGAAAAACAGACTGAGACTAACAGGTTGGATGATAGAGTTCTTCTGCCATTTGGGAAAGATGCGACGCTGTCACTATTTCATGCGCTTGGAAAATTTTTGCACAACAAGAGAGAAACTGGAAGTACAGTTCCATCAG ATACAGATGTGATTCTTTTAAAGGAAAAATTTTCCAGGTGTCCGATCAAAATGGATGATCCAGAGCTGGTACTTTGTCAAGCACATGGGCAGGCACGGCTTGTTACTGATTTTCTCCATGAAAATG TTTTAGATTTTGTGAATGAGGAAGCAATCGAGGATGCATGGGTTGTAGGAGCATACTTAAGCGACACCGACTTGCTTCTCACCCCATCCAGTAAAACCTGGGAAGCTGAGAATGTCTTACAATCTGCTGCTGCTTCAGTTGCTGTTCGTGGAGTTTTATTTGGGAATACCAGTCCCCTATCTTCTCG GTGGCATGCAATTCGCCGTCCTGTGCTCTGGCAGATTGATCAATCTCTGAAGCACAATAAG AATCAAATACTGAGTCGAAGGTTAGATGATACTACTAGTGCAAGTTTGTATAGCCATTCTACTTTAGCAACTGAATTTAATCCTGCACTCAAATGGCTTGGACATAGAGTTGCAGCAGACCATCAAGCCCCAGATGAAGTTAGCTTTGATGAAGATGATTGCGATGGTATGAGTGTAGACGACgaggttgatgatgatgaaataGAAGAGTGGTAG
- the LOC121747962 gene encoding cell cycle checkpoint protein RAD17-like isoform X1, with protein sequence MGKGKRSSTIVISSSDDDEVKDKTSVRLSKSAPPRKNPKRAKKLTVSSSYSSPFQNSSAIDFDEVNQICEEFDQGFPQFKVTSDSSGNKDMWVEKYTPSCLGDVAVHKKKVEEVKSWFEEKLKSNADNSFSNVILISGQAGVGKSATIYAVACHLGMEVYEWRTPTPTIWQEHVHNSNSGIQYMSKLDEFESFVERIRKYGLVSASLTRVSPASVVLLIDDLPMVNGKVSYGRLQRCLYLLLQSVRLPTAILINDYGRSESAEQHSRYWEELQSSLQNAGAYKVTFNPITANSIKRALTRICRLERLKVNDEYIDFIAKSSEGDIRSAITSLQYFSLKPHPLDTLSVLNSVSTYPEEKQTETNRLDDRVLLPFGKDATLSLFHALGKFLHNKRETGSTVPSDTDVILLKEKFSRCPIKMDDPELVLCQAHGQARLVTDFLHENVLDFVNEEAIEDAWVVGAYLSDTDLLLTPSSKTWEAENVLQSAAASVAVRGVLFGNTSPLSSRWHAIRRPVLWQIDQSLKHNKNQILSRRLDDTTSASLYSHSTLATEFNPALKWLGHRVAADHQAPDEVSFDEDDCDGMSVDDEVDDDEIEEW encoded by the exons ATGGGGAAGGGGAAAAGGAGTTCGACCATtgtaatttcatcatccgaTGACGATGAAGTTAAAGATAAAACTAGTGTCAGATTATCGAAATCAGCTCCACCTCGGAAAAACCCTAAAAGAGCTAAGAAGCTTACAGTCTCCAGCTCTTACTCATCGCCATTTCAGAACTCCAGCGCCATTGATTTCGATGAG GTCAATCAGATTTGTGAGGAATTTGATCAAGGGTTCCCTCAGTTCAAGGTAACATCTG ATTCCAGTGGTAACAAGGACATGTGGGTGGAAAAGTATACGCCGAGTTGCTTAGGGGATGTAGCCGTTCATAAGAAGAAG GTTGAAGAAGTTAAATCATGGTTTGAGGAGAAACTCAAAAGTAATGCG GATAATTCATTCAGTAATGTGATCCTAATCTCTGGTCAAGCTGGAGTTGGAAAATCT GCAACCATCTATGCTGTTGCATGTCATCTTGGAATGGAAGTGTATGAATGGAGAACACCTACCCCCACGATTTGGCAGGAACATGTGCATAATTCCAATTCAG GGATCCAGTATATGTCAAAGTTGGATGAGTTTGAAAGTTTTGTTGAACGAATACGAAAATATGGATTAGTTTCTGCATCCTTAACCAGAGTATCTCCAGCATCTGTTGTACTGTTAATTGATGATCTCCCTATGGTGAATGGAAAGGTCTCTTATGGAAGACTTCAGAGGTGCTTGTATCTTCTTCTGCAATCTGTCCGCCTTCCAACAGCCATATTGATCAATGACTATGGCCGGTCTGAATCTGCAGAACAGCATAGCCGGTATTGGGAAGAGCTCCAGTCGTCTCTTCAAAATGCAGGGGCTTATAAG GTGACGTTTAACCCAATCACTGCCAATTCCATCAAAAGAGCACTTACAAGAATTTGCAGATTGGAAAGGCTCAAAGTGAATGAtgaatatattgattttatagcAAAATCCAGTGAAGGAGATATAAGAAGTGCTATTACATCTTTGCAGTACTTCTCGTTGAAACCACATCCCCTTGATACTTTATCTGTTCTGAATTCGGTCTCGACATATCCAGAAGAAAAACAGACTGAGACTAACAGGTTGGATGATAGAGTTCTTCTGCCATTTGGGAAAGATGCGACGCTGTCACTATTTCATGCGCTTGGAAAATTTTTGCACAACAAGAGAGAAACTGGAAGTACAGTTCCATCAG ATACAGATGTGATTCTTTTAAAGGAAAAATTTTCCAGGTGTCCGATCAAAATGGATGATCCAGAGCTGGTACTTTGTCAAGCACATGGGCAGGCACGGCTTGTTACTGATTTTCTCCATGAAAATG TTTTAGATTTTGTGAATGAGGAAGCAATCGAGGATGCATGGGTTGTAGGAGCATACTTAAGCGACACCGACTTGCTTCTCACCCCATCCAGTAAAACCTGGGAAGCTGAGAATGTCTTACAATCTGCTGCTGCTTCAGTTGCTGTTCGTGGAGTTTTATTTGGGAATACCAGTCCCCTATCTTCTCG GTGGCATGCAATTCGCCGTCCTGTGCTCTGGCAGATTGATCAATCTCTGAAGCACAATAAG AATCAAATACTGAGTCGAAGGTTAGATGATACTACTAGTGCAAGTTTGTATAGCCATTCTACTTTAGCAACTGAATTTAATCCTGCACTCAAATGGCTTGGACATAGAGTTGCAGCAGACCATCAAGCCCCAGATGAAGTTAGCTTTGATGAAGATGATTGCGATGGTATGAGTGTAGACGACgaggttgatgatgatgaaataGAAGAGTGGTAG
- the LOC121747962 gene encoding cell cycle checkpoint protein RAD17-like isoform X2, with protein MGKGKRSSTIVISSSDDDEVKDKTSVRLSKSAPPRKNPKRAKKLTVSSSYSSPFQNSSAIDFDEVNQICEEFDQGFPQFKVTSDSSGNKDMWVEKYTPSCLGDVAVHKKKVEEVKSWFEEKLKSNADNSFSNVILISGQAGVGKSATIYAVACHLGMEVYEWRTPTPTIWQEHVHNSNSGIQYMSKLDEFESFVERIRKYGLVSASLTRVSPASVVLLIDDLPMVNGKVSYGRLQRCLYLLLQSVRLPTAILINDYGRSESAEQHSRYWEELQSSLQNAGAYKVTFNPITANSIKRALTRICRLERLKVNDEYIDFIAKSSEGDIRSAITSLQYFSLKPHPLDTLSVLNSVSTYPEEKQTETNRLDDRVLLPFGKDATLSLFHALGKFLHNKRETGSTVPSDVILLKEKFSRCPIKMDDPELVLCQAHGQARLVTDFLHENVLDFVNEEAIEDAWVVGAYLSDTDLLLTPSSKTWEAENVLQSAAASVAVRGVLFGNTSPLSSRWHAIRRPVLWQIDQSLKHNKNQILSRRLDDTTSASLYSHSTLATEFNPALKWLGHRVAADHQAPDEVSFDEDDCDGMSVDDEVDDDEIEEW; from the exons ATGGGGAAGGGGAAAAGGAGTTCGACCATtgtaatttcatcatccgaTGACGATGAAGTTAAAGATAAAACTAGTGTCAGATTATCGAAATCAGCTCCACCTCGGAAAAACCCTAAAAGAGCTAAGAAGCTTACAGTCTCCAGCTCTTACTCATCGCCATTTCAGAACTCCAGCGCCATTGATTTCGATGAG GTCAATCAGATTTGTGAGGAATTTGATCAAGGGTTCCCTCAGTTCAAGGTAACATCTG ATTCCAGTGGTAACAAGGACATGTGGGTGGAAAAGTATACGCCGAGTTGCTTAGGGGATGTAGCCGTTCATAAGAAGAAG GTTGAAGAAGTTAAATCATGGTTTGAGGAGAAACTCAAAAGTAATGCG GATAATTCATTCAGTAATGTGATCCTAATCTCTGGTCAAGCTGGAGTTGGAAAATCT GCAACCATCTATGCTGTTGCATGTCATCTTGGAATGGAAGTGTATGAATGGAGAACACCTACCCCCACGATTTGGCAGGAACATGTGCATAATTCCAATTCAG GGATCCAGTATATGTCAAAGTTGGATGAGTTTGAAAGTTTTGTTGAACGAATACGAAAATATGGATTAGTTTCTGCATCCTTAACCAGAGTATCTCCAGCATCTGTTGTACTGTTAATTGATGATCTCCCTATGGTGAATGGAAAGGTCTCTTATGGAAGACTTCAGAGGTGCTTGTATCTTCTTCTGCAATCTGTCCGCCTTCCAACAGCCATATTGATCAATGACTATGGCCGGTCTGAATCTGCAGAACAGCATAGCCGGTATTGGGAAGAGCTCCAGTCGTCTCTTCAAAATGCAGGGGCTTATAAG GTGACGTTTAACCCAATCACTGCCAATTCCATCAAAAGAGCACTTACAAGAATTTGCAGATTGGAAAGGCTCAAAGTGAATGAtgaatatattgattttatagcAAAATCCAGTGAAGGAGATATAAGAAGTGCTATTACATCTTTGCAGTACTTCTCGTTGAAACCACATCCCCTTGATACTTTATCTGTTCTGAATTCGGTCTCGACATATCCAGAAGAAAAACAGACTGAGACTAACAGGTTGGATGATAGAGTTCTTCTGCCATTTGGGAAAGATGCGACGCTGTCACTATTTCATGCGCTTGGAAAATTTTTGCACAACAAGAGAGAAACTGGAAGTACAGTTCCATCAG ATGTGATTCTTTTAAAGGAAAAATTTTCCAGGTGTCCGATCAAAATGGATGATCCAGAGCTGGTACTTTGTCAAGCACATGGGCAGGCACGGCTTGTTACTGATTTTCTCCATGAAAATG TTTTAGATTTTGTGAATGAGGAAGCAATCGAGGATGCATGGGTTGTAGGAGCATACTTAAGCGACACCGACTTGCTTCTCACCCCATCCAGTAAAACCTGGGAAGCTGAGAATGTCTTACAATCTGCTGCTGCTTCAGTTGCTGTTCGTGGAGTTTTATTTGGGAATACCAGTCCCCTATCTTCTCG GTGGCATGCAATTCGCCGTCCTGTGCTCTGGCAGATTGATCAATCTCTGAAGCACAATAAG AATCAAATACTGAGTCGAAGGTTAGATGATACTACTAGTGCAAGTTTGTATAGCCATTCTACTTTAGCAACTGAATTTAATCCTGCACTCAAATGGCTTGGACATAGAGTTGCAGCAGACCATCAAGCCCCAGATGAAGTTAGCTTTGATGAAGATGATTGCGATGGTATGAGTGTAGACGACgaggttgatgatgatgaaataGAAGAGTGGTAG
- the LOC121747963 gene encoding rac-like GTP-binding protein RHO1 isoform X2, with the protein MRETFKYWWSERKRVERFNGSISRLNKDYVPTVFDNFSANVVVNGATVNLGLWDTAGQEDYNRLRPLSYRGADVFILAFSLISKASYENVSKKWIPELKHYAPGVPIVLVGTKLDLRDDKEFFENHSGSVPITNAQGEELRKLITSPSYVECSSKTQENVKAVFDAAIKVVLQPPKQKKKKGKAQKACSIL; encoded by the exons ATGAGGGAAACATTTAAATACTGGTGGAGTGAGAGGAAGAGGGTGGAGCGGTTCAATGGCAGCATTTCCCGGCTAAATAAG GATTACGTGCCTACTGTGTTTGATAATTTCAGTGCCAATGTCGTTGTCAATGGAGCCACTGTTAACCTTGGCCTGTGGGATACTGCTG GGCAGGAAGATTACAACAGACTAAGGCCTTTGAGTTATCGTGGAGCTGATGTTTTTATTCTGGCATTTTCTCTTATCAGCAAGGCAAGCTATGAAAATGTTTCCAAGAAG TGGATTCCTGAATTGAAGCATTACGCTCCTGGTGTCCCTATAGTTCTTGTTGGCACAAAACTTG ATCTTCGTGATGATAAAGAGTTCTTCGAAAATCATTCAGGCTCTGTACCAATCACCAACGCACAG GGAGAGGAGCTGAGGAAATTGATTACATCTCCATCTTATGTTGAATGTAGTTCAAAAACACAAGAG AATGTGAAAGCAGTTTTTGATGCTGCCATTAAAGTTGTTCTCCAGCCACCcaagcaaaagaaaaagaagggaAAGGCTCAAAAAGCTTGCTCCATATTGTGA
- the LOC121747963 gene encoding rac-like GTP-binding protein RHO1 isoform X1, which translates to MSASRFIKCVTVGDGAVGKTCLLISYTSNTFPTDYVPTVFDNFSANVVVNGATVNLGLWDTAGQEDYNRLRPLSYRGADVFILAFSLISKASYENVSKKWIPELKHYAPGVPIVLVGTKLDLRDDKEFFENHSGSVPITNAQGEELRKLITSPSYVECSSKTQENVKAVFDAAIKVVLQPPKQKKKKGKAQKACSIL; encoded by the exons ATGAGCGCTTCAAGATTCATCAAATGTGTGACGGTGGGCGATGGTGCGGTGGGAAAGACATGTCTCTTGATTTCCTACACCAGCAACACCTTCCCCACG GATTACGTGCCTACTGTGTTTGATAATTTCAGTGCCAATGTCGTTGTCAATGGAGCCACTGTTAACCTTGGCCTGTGGGATACTGCTG GGCAGGAAGATTACAACAGACTAAGGCCTTTGAGTTATCGTGGAGCTGATGTTTTTATTCTGGCATTTTCTCTTATCAGCAAGGCAAGCTATGAAAATGTTTCCAAGAAG TGGATTCCTGAATTGAAGCATTACGCTCCTGGTGTCCCTATAGTTCTTGTTGGCACAAAACTTG ATCTTCGTGATGATAAAGAGTTCTTCGAAAATCATTCAGGCTCTGTACCAATCACCAACGCACAG GGAGAGGAGCTGAGGAAATTGATTACATCTCCATCTTATGTTGAATGTAGTTCAAAAACACAAGAG AATGTGAAAGCAGTTTTTGATGCTGCCATTAAAGTTGTTCTCCAGCCACCcaagcaaaagaaaaagaagggaAAGGCTCAAAAAGCTTGCTCCATATTGTGA